In the Cydia splendana chromosome 2, ilCydSple1.2, whole genome shotgun sequence genome, one interval contains:
- the LOC134799455 gene encoding uncharacterized protein LOC134799455 isoform X1: MGNKQLNKKKTSRKRQLGRFQQTMELTKRRKLDNFTAEHDTISLDYIELQNMEMESPISSTTDIQSNDEATGSNILNPRIAQVDDTYRVPSILEEEDTHELQISFNVEEELPDKTVGRRIVAVSYHSIRFLTFYPIKDCMETIYINAIFHRQNRNFLVLFILQDGLFVTLTSRSHIVLFGAFRE, from the exons atgggtaacaagcaattgaataaaaagaagacatctcgaaaaagacaactcggaagattccaacaaacaatggaactaac gaaaagaagaaaattgGATAATTTCACAGCCGAACATGATACTATATCTTTAGACTACATCGA actgcaaaatatggaaatggaatctccgatttcatcaaccactgacattcaaagtaacga TGAGGCGACCGGCTCAAACATTTTGAACCCACGCATTGCACAGGTGGATGACACTTATCGGGTTCCTAGTATATTAGAGGAAGAAGATACCCATGAG ttacaaATATCGTTCAATGTGGAAGAAGAGCTTCCTGACAAAACCGTCGGTCGAAGAATTGTCGCAGTTAGTTACCATTCGattcgattcctcacattttatccaataaaagattgtatggaaactatatacataaacgcaatatttcaccgacaaaatcgcaattttcttgttttgttcatacttcaagatggactctttgtgaccttgacgtcacggtcacatatcgttttgtttggggcgtttcgcgagtga
- the LOC134799455 gene encoding uncharacterized protein LOC134799455 isoform X2 gives MGNKQLNKKKTSRKRQLGRFQQTMELTKRRKLDNFTAEHDTISLDYIELQNMEMESPISSTTDIQSNDEATGSNILNPRIAQVDDTYRVPSILEEEDTHEVGDSC, from the exons atgggtaacaagcaattgaataaaaagaagacatctcgaaaaagacaactcggaagattccaacaaacaatggaactaac gaaaagaagaaaattgGATAATTTCACAGCCGAACATGATACTATATCTTTAGACTACATCGA actgcaaaatatggaaatggaatctccgatttcatcaaccactgacattcaaagtaacga TGAGGCGACCGGCTCAAACATTTTGAACCCACGCATTGCACAGGTGGATGACACTTATCGGGTTCCTAGTATATTAGAGGAAGAAGATACCCATGAGGTAGGTGATTCATGCTAA